In Vicia villosa cultivar HV-30 ecotype Madison, WI linkage group LG7, Vvil1.0, whole genome shotgun sequence, the DNA window catgtgagagttatgatcggtcaaagttcggttgactttcccTTCTTCCTTTGATGATTTAGAAcctttttcttgatgaatcatgatcaagtgttgatcaaatgatgaatatatcaGAGAAATGTTGATGTTGCCCAAAAatcgggagttttgactgtggtttgaccataatttgacttttaggttaaccagtcgattattgatcgttcgggccattgagtgagcaatcttttgagcCAGGGCTTGAAGCTTGGCATgaggattatttgaatcatatgagagaacatggagtccacttgaggtgtcaaaaATCTCTTTTCCTTGAGACGAAACAGAATCCTAATTGGGGTCCTTTTGCTTAGGAGAAGGATGAGCATGCCCCAATTCTTGTGTAGCCTTGTGCATGTGagtcaaaatatgatgggcaaattttggggtatgacacctgtaACAATATTTCATGGATGATGATCATGATGTTATCTTAACTTAACTTCTCCGTAAATCAATTTTCTATCATACATCAAACAATTGTTACTAAGAATTATTAGTTTAGATATCAAATTAAATCTACTtaccttcttttttctttctctttttgggAAAATACCCCTTTTCGTCCTTTAACTTTGGCTCggggtccattctggtcccttaacttttaaaaagtgcAAATCAATCCTTTAATTCTTAAAAACGGAGCATGTTTGTCCTTCCGTCTGACTCTGTTAGTAAGCGTTCAAATTAATTGCATATGTGGCATTTTGATTGTCTGACGTGGCATTTAATTGTTATAATCTTAAGTGTTGTGAACTAAACACCTCATTCTGAACATTTCAAGTACTTACCCATTGTGAAGAAAAAGCTCGTGGTGCAGCGAAGAACGTTGAAGGAGAATCGTCGTGCAGTGAGGGAGGCCATCCTCAAAGCTTTTGCAACCAGGTTAGAAAGTTCATGATATGTGGCTTGTCTGATTGTGGTAGAAATAAGGGTTTTTGCATGTTTCAGTGTTagaatttagggttttattttgctaaatATTGGAAATCCACGTTTTTTCTtctgataaattagggtttcatagtaAATCGATTGTTTGCATGTATGTATTTAATCTGAGTAATTAGGGTTTTACATATTTATGATTTTAGGTGAAATGGACGAGTATATCGTACTCACAATTCACCATAGTGGTGAATTTGTTGATGGTGATCTTAGAGTTTATAAAGGAGGGGAAGTTTCTGAGTTGAAAATAGATGTTGACACATGGAGTTACTTTGAGCTGACAGATTCACTTAAGTGTTTAGGGTATAGGGATTTTGAGAAAATCTATTACAAAGACCCAACATTTGGGATGCAACAACTGAATGATGATGCAGGAGCATTAGAAGTAGCCGATCTGTATAAGGTTCATTTAGGTGTAGACATTTTTATTAAACACACAATTGGGCAGGCTGAGTTTGCGGACCCAGCAGGGTTAGAAAATGTTGTAGGTGAGGAGCATGGTGTCACTGAGGAGCATGTAAGAGATGAGGAGGAGAGGGTAGTTGAAGAAATGCTTTCTAAGTTGCATGAAGAAGTGACTGGTAACTCTAATGAAGCTGAGCTGGAGGATGAGGATGAGAATATTGGTTTGGAGGCTGAGAAGGTTGTGTTAGAGGCTGAGAAGGTTGTGTTGGAGGCTGAACATGCTGAACATGTTATTTGGGAGGCTGAGAAAGATTGTAtggaaaatgagaaagatgaCAGTTCTGATAGTGGTGAAGTGGATGATTCCATAAGTAGTGATGATAGTGAGTACAAATATGACAGTGCTCTTGATGTTGAATTTAATGATTCTTCTGATGGTTATGAAGATATAGATGAGGATGAATTGGACAATCTAGTTGAACATGATGAAGAGAGAGATGAGGGTGTTAAAATTGGGAGTGGTAGTGAGAGTGAAGGTTTGGTTAGTGGGTGTGACAGTGATGACAGTTATGGTGTGCAAAAAAAAACATATCCCTATGTTTAAGATTCAAAAGAATATGGCTGATTTCAAATGGGAGGTGGGTTCCTACTTTAGTTCAAAAGATGATTTCAAAGAGGCAATCACATCATATGCTGTTCATAGTGGAAGAAACCTAAAGTTCACAAAAAATGATAATGTAAGAGTGAGGGTAAAGTGTAAGGATGGATGTGATTGGGAAGCCTATTGTGCTAAATCCTCAAGGGAAGAAACTTGGCAATTAAGGAAGGTGAATGATGTACATAGTTGCAGTAGGGATTATAATGTGAAAATGATGACTACCAAGTGGCTGAGCAAGAGGTtacaaaaatccttaaaaacCAATCCTAGGATGAAAATCAAAGATATCAAGGCAAAGGCACAAAAGAAATGGAATGTAGGTGTGAACAAAACCAAGGCAATTAGGGCAAGAGTTAAAGCATGAGATATGGTTGATGGGTCATTCCTAGGGGACTACACCAGAATCTATGATTATTGTCATGAATTACTAAGAACAAATCCAGGTTCCACAGTGAAGGTTGGTGTTGAACCATCTCAAGAAGGCTCACAAAATCATTTGCCATACTTCAAAAGGTTGTATATATGCCTTGCAGCATGTAAGCAAAGTTTTAAGTTTTCTAGGCATGTAATAGGGTTGGATGGTTGTTTTCTAAAGGGGCTATGTGGAGGGCAAATACTAGCTGCTATAGGTAGGGATCCAAATGATCAAATGCTACCTATAGCATTTGCAGTGGTTGAAGGAGAAAATAGAGACAGTTGGACATGGTTCTTGGAGTTATTGATTGATGACCTTGGTGGAAAAAATGAGTGCCTCACATACACCTTCATGTCAGACCAGCAAAAGGTATTacctttcttttgtttttaattaatttgattatggTTTCTattgaattttgtatttttatttctatttctttGACTGTGTTGCAGGGATTATTACCAGCCATGGATGAACTGTTGCCCAATGTAGAGCAAAGATTCTGTGTCAGGCACTTGTACAACAATTTCAGGAAAAGATATCCTGGGAAAATGCTTAAGGAAATAATCTGGAGGGCTGCTAAGGCTACTTATGCTCAGGCCTGGGAAAGAGAGATGAAGAGGATGAGGCTGATAAATGAAGAAGCATACCTACATATGATGAAGACACCTCCAAGATTTTGGAGTAGATCTTACTTTAGAGGGACTAATAAATGTGATGTTGTAGTGAATAACTTGTCTGAATCTTTCAACAGTGTTATTCTTGAAGCAAGGTCCAAACCCCTAGTGACTGTGTCTCAACCTGCAGTGAATTTGTCTCAATCTGTGTCTCAACCTGCTGTGAACCTGTCTCAGCCTGCATCTGCACAAGGATCCAAGACATCTACTCAACCATCCAAGAAATCTACTCAACCATCCAAGAAGACAACTACAAGGCCAGCAAAGTTGGGTGTTAGAAGACCAACAACCCCTTTTGTTCCCCCTGGACCAACTACACGACTTAGTGCTGCCAAGAATATGATTGGCCCAACTACAAGGAGAACAACACCAACCAAGAGGACAACacccaagaaaaaaaattaggagGAGTGTCTAATGTTATGCTAATGTATTGCACTTTGTACTGATGTCATTTTGTGTAATGGTCTTAACTCATTTTGTGTCATTTTGTACTGATGTCATTTTGTGTCATGTTGAACAAGGTTATCTTAACTGTTTCTCTTTTTCATGTTGAAACTCAATCTGTGTACTGGTATTTTGTGTTATGCAAATGTGTGGCACTTTGTGTTGCAATGTTAAGGCACTATTGACTGAAATTCAGTATGTTACTTTTGTGTTATCACATCATATTCTTCTTTTCTGTTACTTTTGCAATGCTAATACAGGATTAAACTGAAATCAACAAAAATTCTGTATAGCAACAATTCTGAAAAATTTGTAAAATATTGACTGCTACTTTTTCACACTTTtaacactatacttccactggtggaagacttGCTTTAAAACTGCACAGAACACTTTttacactatacttccactggtggatgtcttactttaaaactgcactttttactttcttgttgaaaatgaaaatacaaaCAAGTCTTATATAGACCTAAAAGACTTCTGCTATActagaaaattaaaacaaataaatactcttaatatGCCATTATCTCTTGGCTTTTCCAGTACAAAACTCTTGGCCTTTCAACTACAAGAGActctttatttttcacaaaaaagtaaaaagtgcagttttaaagtaagacatccaccagtggaagtaaAGTGTAAAAAGTGTTCTGTGCAGTTTTAAAGCAtgtcttccaccagtggaagtatagtgttaAAAGTGTGAAAAAGTAGCAGTCAATATTTtacaaattggtatcagagcatgttcGTAAGGACATTTAAACTGAAATTTTGTGACAACTGAAATTAACAAAAATTCTCACTTCATTATAGCTTAAACATTACATTACAATAGATGAAGAATTACAATACAATATTTCTCGTTTCATTTCATCAAGAACATAATAATCACAAAAGCTGCACCTAAGATAACAAACATCCAGATTTTCTTAAACTTCATAATCTTGTTTATCTCCTTCCTTAATTCTTCATTTGTCAGCTTTACTTTTTCAATCTCCATTGTTGCATCATCCAATTTTTTTGATAACTTTTCCAATCTGGCCATTATAACATGACCTTTGTCATCTTGAACATCCTCATAAAACCATTCAAAAAATCCACACCCAGGTTGCCTTGTTCCCTGCATTTTACAAAGGAGATAATATGAACAATGGAGATAAAATGAGAACAACCTCGAAAATACAAACATACCTTAAAATGAGAACAACCCCAAAAATATTTTCCATAGCTCTTCGACCTTGATGACCTGCGAAGAGTAGCTGCATCTCCACAATGACAACTTGGCTTCCATGGAAGATTCTCCACCGTAAAAGAACTGGTTTTCATACTATCTTCGCTTTTCTGTTTCATGGAGGACGAATTGAAACTTGATGTTATCCCTAAATCCCTAACTTGATGTTTCATGGAGACGAATTGAAAGAAGAACCCAATTTACGTTATCCCTAATCCCAATTCTGGACGCGGCTAAGGCAAATTCTGGGGGAGCAATGGAGAATGAAATAGAAGATCCATGTCATGTACCACGTATGCAGAATCAAACGGCCGTTTGTTCCAAATGGATGGAAAGGACaaacgtgctccgtttttaaGAATTAAAGGATTGATTTgcactttttaaaagttaagggaccagaatggaccccGTGCCAAAGTTaaaggacgaaaaagggtattttcccTCTCTTTTTTATGTATATCAAAATATACCCAGATTGATTGTATTATAAGCAACATGATTCATATTTATATGAGACTTTTACTTTTTCAATTCTGTTTTTGTGAGTAATTGTTACAGAATTGAGTTTTACAAAAAGGTGTGTAATAAATAAAGCATTTAGGTTTAATATGTGATCCGTGTCCATGAATAAACTTGGTTGTAATGGGGTGGTTGGATTCACTGTTTGGAAACGGACgcaaattcagcaaaagaaaagACAGTGATGCAAGCGAAACAGGTTTTTTTCCCTTAATTTCTTAATATCATTGTAATTGAGTttatttttttgtatgatttatAGCAAACTGTATTTTTCCTACATTCATGCATTCTTCATTTTCCAGTGAATTGGGTTTTGCTtgcagttttcaaaacaatatcgGTTCTTCTATCTAAAACAACTCTGTTCTCTTCTATATTTGCGCCTGGTGTTATGATGGTTTATGCATCTGGCCTTGCATACACAAGCCTACAACAGGCTCTCTTTCTCTCTAACATGTTTGTTATTTTGGACTTCTTAAGTCattattgtatatatttgtatacAGTAATTTAAAATTTCAGTCTCAACATTCAGAAATTTGGAAAATAGTAAATTAAATGTATTCTAAAGATAAGTCATATGAATTAATACACATGGCAAGGAGACATTAATTACTTAATTGAAAATTTAAACAGATAAGAAAATTAGATAATCAGATTCTTGAGATCACTACATTTAATGTAATTTTTAGTTTGATTTGCTTCTTTATATGCTTCCTTTGAAACGgacataaatttaaatttaagaaaaatctTAATCTGTGAATAcatattgaaaatattctttGTATGTTATCTTTTGCTTATTATATATTGATGTTATGATTTTCCATTTACTTTGTATGATTTCTGCACCTAGTTCTATTGTAGGTGGAATATTTTCCGGGGTTTGTTGAAAACATGTCATGTTTGTTACTATTAGAAATTGatataaaatgtttatttttctcttcatttttaatTCGGCCCAACATGATAAGTTTGTGCCTCCTCTCCTAATAGGAGttcttttttgactttttatGGACACTTTTATATGTATTGGATTTAGAAAAGTTGTACAATGTAAGTGATATTTATCTGATGAAGATCAACAAAGAATCGAATTTGTTGTGTTGAATGAGTAGATTTTGTTGTGACTAACCCTATCTTTAAGCATTAGTATCCAATAGATGGAAACTTGAATCTAGTCATGATAGACACATCTCAAATGTCAAGTCGAGAAACATGTTTTAGGTAGCTAATCGAAATCAAGCTTAAGTAGAATTACATAAAACGCATTGACCGTACTTAATACATGAGTAAAAGATGACTACACCTAACCCCAACAAAAAAGAATTATTTACACTTTTTTTAATAGACAATGATTCAATAAAAGAGAGTATACGGGATACTCCGCCCGAAGCAACAACTCGGAAAACCTCTATATCCTAAAGAGCATAGTATTCCAAACGTAAAAATTACAACAATCAACGGTTTTACAAACTGAACACAACCAAATCCACAACCTATGAACAATCGCCGACATACACTCGTCAAAATTAAAAATGGCTCCTTTGAAGAGGACGTCATTATGCATCAACCAAATACTCCAAACGGTTGCTAACCAAATCACGACAATGGTTATCCTCTTAACCTTATTTTTCACCTTCTCGCAATGGAATAAGAAATCTGCAAGCTAACCCAAGGAAAGATCCGCATGGGTATCAATCCAATCATAAATCTTACTTTAAATTTTGGCCGGGAATACGCATAACCCGAAAATATGCAATTTGGGTTCATTTTCCCTAAAGCAAAAAGCGTAACTTAAGTCTCTACTATCCTTCAAAATTCCCCGTCTAAACAAATGATTCATTGTAGGGATCCTATTGAGAATGTATCTCCACCCGAAAATTAATAAATTAGACAGAACCTTAATCTCCCACAAATGATTTAGAGCATTCAAAACAGCAGCAGAATGAACGGATTTGTAAGTACCCGCACTGAAAAGATCGAAACAAGACTTTACCGTGAAATTACCACCAACCTCTTTCAACCACTCATAATTGTCACAAGCATTCCTCTCCAAATTAACCTCCTGCAGCAGCTCCGAAAATTCCCCCCACAGACTGGGCTCGACTTCATCAATATTATCCACGATTTTCATGAAATTCCAAGACCACGCGTTTCCAGCCCAGCTCACAAAATCCGCCACACTGCATTCCTTGTTGACAGCCAGATCGTAAATTTTCGGATACACAATCTTCAAAGCTTTATTACCCAACCAATTTGAGTGCCAAAATGATATCCCACAACTATTGTTAACCCTGCAAAATGTTGAATATTTGTGGTTGTTGGTGGAAATGTGGCAGCCCTTGAACAAAGAAAGTATCGATGAAGATCGTACTTGAAAATTCAAAGCGTGTGAATTTTACACTAACCTTTATAAACAATTCGCTCCCACCATATATTGTATATTGGATGCAATTGAGATTAACGGCAAATTCCCTTCAAGATACTTTGAATTCCTTAATGTGAATTGCACACACTAAGTGTATCTTTTGATAATAGTTTACGGAAAAATGTTTTCTACACTTTCCTCATGCATTAATAAagtgaaagaatgatttggaatAATTGAAATGAGAAAAAATGGATGTGTATATTTCTATATGTCTATTAAGAAGAAAACTTCATCCTATCACATTTATTCTTATGGTCCAAGTACTTTTAACCCTTGGGATGTATCTTTTTTCAAGTACTTCAATCACTCTAATAATGTACTTTAATCATTAAACTAAAGACGTGATGTTAAACGAGTGTGAGTTGAGTTTCCATCATTGGTGATTAATAATATATGGGCTTGTTTCACATCCCTACATGATGTCTTCAACATCGTATTCTTGTCAATTATTTCATCAAATAATTGCAAGAtattttcagtttattaattgattttgaaTATTCAAACACATACATAgatatatcttttatttatttttaatagtttaaCCAACTATCACACAATCATGACAATGAAGTTATTGAATTACTTTGTATCCCGTAGTATCATTTTAAATCATTCAACGTTTGTTATTAAACCATTTAATAACAAGAAATAAGATTTAaagtttcatttttattttaataagcaTACTACATATTATAGTTAATACAATAAACATGTAAATCAACCACAATTAACATGGTTATCAAATTTCTCTATTTAAGACAatggttaaatatataaaaaccctgtaatgttagcgagttttgTTTTTAACCCCTGATAAAGTTTTTTTTGCAATCCCCCCCTTATAATTTCTAGATTCCCTCAAGGGACCCCTGACTGCCACATTGCAGCAAAGATTCTTTCTTGCTGCCTACGTGGCAGTCCACttgaatttttcttctttttaattattttataataccacgtggaataaatttttttttaatttttttttttaagaaaattaatttttttttaataattttgttacTGCTTTTATTATAAGGGGGTAAATAAAaattcgctaatattacaggggggtgttcataataaaaacagtaataaaattattaaaaaataaattttaaaaaaaagtttaaaaaaaaaattaaattttatttattccacatagaatttaaaattaaaatgaaaaatccACGTGGACTGCCACGTAAGCAGCAAGAGAGAATCTTTTCTGCTATGTGGCAGTCAGGGGGTCCTTGAAGGAATTTAAAAATTACAAGGGGctgattgcaaaaaaaaaaaattacaggggctaaaaacaaaactcgttaacattacagggggttttatatatttaacccttaagaCAACAATAATGGTCATATATTATATCATATATTCAACCATGTAAATTATAAACACGTGCCAAAATTAAATCCAAATAGTTAGATTAATTTAATTCTCTTAAATAAACTTTTATCATTTATAGAAAACATACAtgcattatttaaaaaaatttatacaactattcttcattatattttaaataagatTGAATTTTAAGTGGATTTAATAAACTAAAGAAAACAACATTCATTTTATAGATAAATCAAATGAGATTAGTTGAAAACATATTAAACTCATTATATGTAGATTCATTTATATCATAACTTTTATTAAAGGCAAGTTCAATAATTTATTATCAATACTTATCAAAATATTAACAACCAaatttcatattcaatttctttgtaaataaaaacaaattcacTTACATATAAATATATCACACAATAAAATTATACAAACCAAATAAATCCACACTTTATTACATACAACACAACCTTAATTTTAACTTTATCCAAAATTGGATAAACAAGTCTTAAAAGTGAATAATTTCTAGAAGTTACTTCTACGCAACAAGATCATCCTTTCGTGCATTTGAGTTCTTCTCTTGGTTCAACTTTTTCAAGAACCTACATTCACTTTTGAAATGTCCCGGTTTGCCACAATAGAAGCAACTTCCTTTCTTTATTTTCCTTTGTACATTTCCATTGTTGTCATGAACATCTTCACCATCTATTTTCATATTATCATGAGACCTTTTAGATTTTCCATCTTCCACAACATGTATTTTCTCATGAGTAAATTGGTCTTTAGTATCATCTTCTTTATGATACTCTTCTTTTTATGTTTGAGGGTCCTTTTTATATTCTTCCATGAAGGTGGGAGTTTGTCTATTATGGAAGACACAATGATGGTTTCATCCATGTGCAATTTGTGACGTTTGTAAGTAATTATTAAGAATACGTTCAATTTCATGTAATTGTTTCATAACAGGTCTATTATCTACCAttttataatt includes these proteins:
- the LOC131619636 gene encoding uncharacterized protein LOC131619636, which produces MADFKWEVGSYFSSKDDFKEAITSYAVHSGRNLKFTKNDNVRVRVKCKDGCDWEAYCAKSSREETWQLRKVNDVHSCSRDYNVKMMTTKWLSKRLQKSLKTNPRMKIKDIKAKAQKKWNVGSTVKVGVEPSQEGSQNHLPYFKRLYICLAACKQSFKFSRHVIGLDGCFLKGLCGGQILAAIGRDPNDQMLPIAFAVVEGENRDSWTWFLELLIDDLGGKNECLTYTFMSDQQKGLLPAMDELLPNVEQRFCVRHLYNNFRKRYPGKMLKEIIWRAAKATYAQAWEREMKRMRLINEEAYLHMMKTPPRFWSRSYFRGTNKCDVVVNNLSESFNSVILEARSKPLVTVSQPAVNLSQSVSQPAVNLSQPASAQGSKTSTQPSKKSTQPSKKTTTRPAKLGVRRPTTPFVPPGPTTRLSAAKNMIGPTTRRTTPTKRTTPKKKN